A single window of Toxotes jaculatrix isolate fToxJac2 chromosome 4, fToxJac2.pri, whole genome shotgun sequence DNA harbors:
- the LOC121180298 gene encoding protein FAM83B-like, producing the protein MESNLSCLSSLTEDDNVVYIQPHYKESYRLAIYALLCGGKEAYEEFLRAEQISHFLSEEEIFFILENAELPVVEDESEGKRVTDEVSPSTYFPTESDEEVPDLDLGWPEVLLEETDTSISLLFHPPRQNTPTIKEVVRKQIQEAKQIIAIAMDVFTDVDIFKEIISATLRGVVVYILLDDSHFRSFLTMSRRVGVHLQDFKNIRVRTVRGQQYQCQSGVKFHGGLEQKFILVDCRTVLYGTYSFTWTYEKINLSMVLVVTGQLVCSYDEEFRRLYARSVVPAVLSRERPSVQHLRDTMAFQSPNSSQLSLHQIHMKSRVMHGMRHAQDDKFNNLTRGLSVQERLHQSHSPDMGNLMRGHSYGGELQKLNSMTRLRMGTKDIGVPGAPERTNSNLRGGGDLLLTNRLSQQQLRHHTRYGADQNLIPFNSETSLHRWKIDTYLNESNMPLDASCDPISPMTSPFSSHTGLNELQSQLIHSRSWDIKTRMEEMRQKRLSLQEYANLRQSQESLRSMYSTLERPKYMSSLRGLGMRQSMMELEPNAQNGCSMEPANHKVSEPNKEGYKREQILTDGHRSASHYDVKTVNDQKTVQTYDWYEPLSRTTSAADLDTKLNDPSLKLSHMQSSGLSVQHPRAMESLIEIPEEKEGSNTRVNTSDSAAVNNGYEEICRDEIVVPKKNSEKSSTPAQSQCQDQARRSHGSVGKLANSSASAATEEGKKSVSTEVEKIPKILNTSAAFQHAVEAKSSHAEKQREEPTLQRKNSMRMKVQSVLSSDEKKASKKEEKSLQRRASVRSQNPSGSNQTLKADHSQASAAEQTTKKGQSPSSSRSQKSAGSTTETEKHKSAFPRLSPHRSSKKKTNFAGEQDRGSKSTLDDEKATVFQTRKVYSRYEYLLNRESIPRDKSMRMANMYPSDKDRSSSLNRHDSGYPEYQTQSGPDNKLGRFMQRVGNLIGKNK; encoded by the exons ATGGAGTCCAATCTGTCCTGCCTGTCTTCACTGACAGAAGACGACAATGTGGTTTACATTCAGCCACATTACAAAGAATCCTACCGCCTGGCCATTTACGCTCTGCTCTGCGGGGGCAAGGAGGCCTACGAGGAGTTCCTCCGAGCCGAGCAGATcagccacttcctgtcagaggaggagatcttcttcatcttggaaAATGCAGAGTTACCGGTTGTGGAGGACGAATCCGAAGGGAAGCGGGTCACAGACGAGGTCAGCCCCTCCACCTACTTCCCAACAGAGTCGGATGAGGAGGTGCCAGACCTGGACCTGGGCTGGCCGGAGGTCCTGCTGGAGGAAACGGACACCAGCATCAGCCTGCTGTTTCACCCGCCCAGACAAAACACACCGACCATTAAAGAAGTGGTTCGCAAACAGATTCAGGAGGCGAAGCAG ATTATTGCCATAGCGATGGACGTCTTCACCGACGTGGACATCTTTAAAGAGATCATCAGCGCGACGCTGAGGGGAGTGGTCGTCTACATCCTCCTGGACGATTCCCACTTCAGGAGCTTCCTCACCATGTCACGCAGGGTGGGCGTTCACCTCCAGGACTTCAAG AACATCCGTGTTCGGACAGTTCGGGGGCAGCAGTACCAGTGTCAGTCTGGGGTGAAGTTTCATGGAGGTTTGGAGCAGAAGTTTATTCTTGTGGACTGCCGAACAGTTTTGTACGGGACTTACAG cttcaCGTGGACGTATGAAAAGATTAACCTCAGTATGGTCTTGGTGGTCACTGGTCAGCTGGTTTGCTCTTACGACGAGGAGTTTCGAAGACTCTACGCTCGCTCCGTAGTTCCTGCAGTTCTGTCCAGGGAGAGGCCATCTGTCCAGCACCTGAGAGACACTATGGCTTTTCAGAGCCCAAACTCCAGCCAACTTTCCCTTCACCAAATTCACATGAAATCCAGAGTGATGCACGGCATGAGGCATGCTCAGGATGATAAGTTTAATAACCTAACCAGGGGTTTGAGTGTGCAGGAGAGGCTGCATCAGTCTCACAGTCCTGACATGGGGAATCTGATGCGGGGGCACAGTTATGGCGGAGAACTGCAGAAGTTAAACTCCATGACTCGGCTGAGGATGGGGACCAAGGACATCGGAGTGCCCGGTGCTCCTGAGAGGACAAATTCAAACCTGAGAGGGGGCGGCGACTTGCTGCTTACAAACCGGttgtctcagcagcagcttcGGCATCACACTCGCTATGGTGCAGACCAGAATCTGATACCGTTCAACTCTGAAACATCACTCCACAGGTGGAAGATCGACACATACCTTAATGAGAGCAACATGCCTCTAGATGCGTCATGTGATCCGATATCCCCCATGACATCCCCATTTAGCAGTCACACGGGCTTAAATGAGCTTCAGTCACAGCTGATTCACAGCAGGTCGTGGGATATTAAGACCAGGATGGAGGAAATGAGGCAGAAGCGGCTCAGTCTGCAGGAATATGCCAATCTCAGGCAGAGCCAAGAGTCCTTGAGGTCTATGTATTCCACTCTAGAAAGACCTAAATACATGTCTTCATTGAGAGGCCTGGGCATGAGGCAGAGCATGATGGAATTAGAACCAAATGCACAAAATGGTTGTAGCATGGAACCAGCCAACCACAAAGTCAGTGAGCCAAACAAGGAAGGTTATAAAAGAGAGCAAATCCTCACTGACGGTCATCGCTCTGCCTCCCACTATGATGTCAAAACAGTTAACGATCAAAAGACAGTGCAAACCTACGACTGGTATGAACCTCTATCCAGGACAACATCAGCTGCTGACTTAGATACGAAACTGAACGATCCATCACTCAAGCTCTCGCATATGCAGTCCAGCGGTCTCAGTGTCCAGCACCCGAGAGCAATGGAGTCTTTGATTGAAATCCCTGAGGAAAAAGAGGGTTCAAATACTCGTGTCAACACTTCGGACTCTGCTGCAGTCAACAATGGATATGAGGAAATTTGCAGAGACGAAATAGTTGTTCCAAAGAAGAACTCAGAGAAATCAAGCACACCTGCACAATCACAATGTCAAGATCAAGCCAGACGAAGCCATGGTTCTGTGGGTAAGTTGGCCAACAGTTCAGCCTCAGCCGCTactgaggaaggaaagaaatcaGTATCTACTGAAGTAGAAAAGATTCCAAAGATTTTAAACACATCTGCAGCATTTCAGCATGCAGTGGAAGCTAAGAGTAGTCACGCAGAAAAGCAGCGAGAGGAACCAACGCTTCAGAGGAAGAATTCCATGAGAATGAAAGTACAATCAGTGCTTTCATCGGACGAAAAGAAAGCATCCAAAAAAGAGGAGAAGTCTCTCCAAAGAAGGGCCTCAGTTAGATCACAGAATCCATCAGGATCTAACCAAACCCTCAAGGCAGACCATTCACAGGCatctgctgcagagcaaacaacaAAGAAAGGTCAATCGCCAAGCAGTTCCCGGTCACAGAAATCTGCCGGTAGTACAACAGAGACTGAGAAGCATAAATCTGCATTTCCAAGATTATCTCCTCACCgttcaagcaaaaaaaagacGAACTTTGCAGGAGAGCAGGATAGAGGCTCAAAGAGCACCTTGGATGACGAGAAAGCAACTGTCTTTCAAACCAGGAAAGTTTACAGCCGATACGAGTACTTGCTCAACAGAGAGAGTATTCCTCGGGATAAATCCATGAGGATGGCAAACATGTATCCctcagacaaagacagaagctCTTCCCTGAACAGGCATGACTCTGGCTATCCAGAGTATCAGACACAAAGTGGCCCAGACAACAAACTGGGACGATTCATGCAGCGAGTAGGAAATCTCATAGGCAAGAATAAGTAG